The following nucleotide sequence is from Microbacterium arborescens.
TGCTGATGCCGCGCGCCCCTCAGCCGGCCGCATCGGCGCCGTGGCCGACCTACGCCGACGGGCGCACGCCGCTGCCCGTCCTGGGAGACGGATCGCCCGACTGGCAGGCCTACTACACCGGGCGTCCCACCTACCCGCAGGCCTACGCACCCGCACAGCCCGCACAGGCAGCGCCGCCCGCGGCGGCTCCCGCCCAGCCGGGCTACCAGGACTACCCGCCGCCCCCGCCGCTGCCGGACCAGCCGATCGCTCCCCGTTGACGGCCCGGGCTCGGTGAGCCCGGGAACCCCGTAGCGTGGGTGGCATGGTGCAAGCGCGAGAGCTCACAGACCTGGCCATCGAGATCGCCCGCGAGGCGGGAGCGCTCGCGCGCCGTCGCCGCAGCGAGGGAGTCGCCATCGCCGCGACGAAGTCAGCGCTCGCCGACATCGTCACCGAGGCCGACCGTGAGGTCGAGCTCCTCATCCGCGATCGCATCGCCCAGGCGCGACCCGAGGACGGCTTCCTCGGTGAGGAATCCGGAGCCGAGCGCGGCGCGAGCGGCCTCACCTGGGTCGTCGATCCCATCGACGGCACGGTGAACTACGCCTACGGCATCCCGCACTACGCCGTCAGCATCGCGGTGGTCGATGGCGAACCCGACCCGCAGGAGTGGGAGGCGGTCGCCGCGGCCGTCTTCTCGCCGGTCGTCGACGAGCTGTTCCGCGCGACCGTGGGCGAAGGTGCGTGGCTGGGCGATATGCGTCTGGCGGTGTCCGAGCCGACGGATGCCGGCGCACTGCTGGCCACGGGGTTCGGCTACGACCCCGCCACCCACGCGGGAGACCTCGCTCGGCTCGGACGCATCATGCCCATCGCGCGCGACATCCGCCGCGCCGGGGCCGCATCGCTCGATCTGGCCTACGTCGCGGCCGGGCGGCTCGACGGCTACGTCGAGCGCGGCCTGCAGCCCTGGGATCACGCGGCGGGCGCGCTCCTGGTCGCCGAGGCCGGGGGAGTGGTGACCGGGATGCCCGGAGAGCGCCCTGGGCGCACCATGACGATCGCGGCGTCGCCGGCTCTCCACAGCCAGCTGACCGAACGGGTTTTCCACGAAAGCTGACGCGTAGATCGCATTCCCAGCCGCAAGTCGTTAGTGTTTACCCGTTCGTTATCTTCGGAACCCGATCCGGAGGCCGGACACCACCCGGAAAGTTTCCGCCGCGTACGAGCGCGCGCTGTTTTCGAGAGCCTGCGATTTGACTTCTGAGACCACCCCCACCGAGGCCGCGTCCTCGCGACCCTCGGCAGGGGAACCGTCGCC
It contains:
- a CDS encoding inositol monophosphatase family protein, with translation MVQARELTDLAIEIAREAGALARRRRSEGVAIAATKSALADIVTEADREVELLIRDRIAQARPEDGFLGEESGAERGASGLTWVVDPIDGTVNYAYGIPHYAVSIAVVDGEPDPQEWEAVAAAVFSPVVDELFRATVGEGAWLGDMRLAVSEPTDAGALLATGFGYDPATHAGDLARLGRIMPIARDIRRAGAASLDLAYVAAGRLDGYVERGLQPWDHAAGALLVAEAGGVVTGMPGERPGRTMTIAASPALHSQLTERVFHES